A region of the Vanrija pseudolonga chromosome 2, complete sequence genome:
CCCAGTGAGGACCATGCTCCAGTTCTTCCACTTGCGCCCGCTCGGCTTCTTGCCGTTCACCGGCGTGTCCTCTTTGCGGTTGATCAGGCCCACTTTGGTGATCTTGAGGGTAGAGAagtcgggcggcggctgcttGGGGACGCCAGATCCTCCCAAGGCAGACGCTAGGTTCACAACAGACGACTTACGGCGAGCCGTCTTTGGTGTCGTGAACTGCAGCGGCAGAGAGTTGGCAAACTGGCGTTGCAGcctgtcgacgtcgaggaaggGCTGCGTTCCCATGCACGAGAACGGACTGTCGGCGGGAATGTGCTGCTCTATGTCCACTCTCAGAGTGCCAAGCTGACCGCCGACAATCAAGTCGTACACATCAATCTTTCCCGCGCGCATGGCTGGCACGTTCAGGTTGACCACAgagccgccgcgcgcggcgagagAAGCCTcattgtcgtcctcgatgaACACGAACGGCGTAAAGGTGATGTTGTCGTAGAATGCTTCCAGGACGGGCTCTGGCACGCCATCCAGGCGCGTGTTGCGCACATAGTCTGCCTTGGTCATCTTGTTCTTGTTGTGCCGGTTGAAAGCGTCCGTGTGCAGCATCATCATGGAGAAGGCGAGAACGTAGCCATTGTCCTTGGCGCCAAAGAGGCCGGGCTCGCAAACGTCGTATCGGCTTGCAAAGGCCTCCATGACACGGTCGATCTGCTGCGTCTCCTTGGGCAGAGACATGTGCATGAGCAGGCGGCGAAGCGCGACGTCCAGGGCGATGTGGGTGAACTCGAAGCGGCTCATGTAGCTCCTGAGGGCATCGGTGTGGAACTTGTCGGCGCTGTGAGCGATGACTCCAGCCAGCTCACGCCGGCTGACACCGTCCAGTCTCTCGAGCCAAGACTCGGGAGTGTCATCCTCACGGACCTCGATGAGGGCCTTGAatgccttcttcttctcctcctcggttggctcgtcgtccgccagGGTCTCGACTGGTGCGGGGGCTGGCGACGACTGCTCAGAGGTAGGAGGAAGATGGGAGCCACGGCGGGTAGTGACACCGCCAGGGCCGTCATCCATGCCAGGGATAGGCGAAGCACGACCGCTAAGGGCACCACCGTTCGTCCGTGCTGGGAGTGGAAATAGGCTGCCACCAGTCGGTCTTGGCGAGTTTGGAGCCGTGCGCAGGAGACCAGTGGATAACCGGCGAATGGAACCAgttcgcgcgcgcggcggcgtggcagcCGTGGGGAAGATGGGCTGAgagtgctgctgcgccgtgGCAGGGAGGTAGGTGGTGGACAAGGATTGTTGCTGGCCAAAGGTGCCCGCAAAGGAAACACCCGATGAGATGGTCGACGCACGAGCTCTGGTTCGAGGAGCAGGCTGGAGCGATGCATGGGGGTCAGCCGTGTGCGACCTGTGTGTCCCTCTTGATGCGAGGGACGCAGCGTACgacgagcggggcgagcgctCCGGTGTGTTATCGGAGAGAACAATACGCcggtcgtcctcggggaCCTGCACAGAGTGAAGCGCCACAGTGGATACCTGCGGAACGTCTTCGGGTCGGATGCGAACAGGCGGCAATGCCGGAGAAGCGacgtacgacgacgatgcagaAGACTCGGGACGCTGATAGGGCGTATCCGTTGAATCTTCCCGGTCGCGCTCATCAGCCGAGCCGTATCGCAGCCCACTGTTGCTTCTAGGCCGCGTGGACATGCCGAGGGCGTTTCGAACCTTGTTGAGAGCCGACGTGCTTCCCTGCTGATGCGTGAATAGTGGAGGCCGAttcgggctcggcggcacgtcggTAGCAGAGCTCCACGGGGATCGCGGCGCAGATGACAGGGCAGGTGAGAGCGCTGGCGATGAGTGTTGCCTGCGTGTTGCATCCGACAACGAGCGGCCGcgtccagccgccgccgccttgagAACTGGCGGGGGTGGCTCGAGGGCGCTCTCTGCGATGGCTGGCGGGACACCTGGTGGGACACCGGTCTCTGGTAAAGAGCCCAGAGGCGACACGGATGCTAATGACGAACGCTGCGAAGCCGTCGTCTCGAGGCGGGGCCGCTCGCGTCGCAGAGAGTGCGAGTCCCTGGTCGAACTCTCGTGAGTGTGCGAGCCTCGAGAGTCTGTCTCTGTCGTGAAcatctcctcgacgtcggctgTTGGGCTGGCTGTCCATTGCTGGTTCTTCTCCCAGAACGGTTGAGTCTGCTCCAGGGCTGGCAACGTgaacgacgaggatgaggcaGTGGAGGAGTGCGCCGCGGGTGTGGTCGAGGCTGGGCGACCTGGCATCGGCGGCACAGCACCCCCTCGTCCGCCTAGCAACATTGGCGTCGACCGGTTGTTGCGCTCAAAGATCGACTTGCCGCTTCCACCATCATTGTCCGACGCCGCACCGCTCTTCTTGAGTTTGTTCTCGGACCGGCGACGCTTGATGGTCTTGCGCACACCAAGCCAGTTGAACTTGTGTGGGGTGTTTGGGGGTTCGTCATCGTCAGTGTCCTGAGATAGGATCGGCGGCTTCGGGTTGAAGATTGCCGAGAAGCTACGTGGTCTAGGCTGCTTGATCTTGATAGGATCCTTTGTCTCGCGGTCGTGCGATTTGTCATCGCTGGGCGAGATGAACGAGACCTTTGTCGCCGGGCTCACTGAGCGGTTGCCCGTGTCAGGCAGCGGCATCGACACGGTCTGTTGGCCATTCGGCCACCGCTGGGGATGGGCTGGCGGCTGAGCCGATCGTCGCCGGGACGGGCTGGGCAGTCCCAACCCGAGCGAACGGCCATTGGCCGGGGTCGGTGATTCTGGCCGCTGCGGAGCAATCTTGTAGGATGGGCTGCGCGAGACGGGCGCGGAACCAGGTCGGGGGTGCTGCGTCACGGCAAATGTAGCGTCGAAAGGATCCCTGTCGAGggggctgctcggcgtcacgACAATGTTGGTGGGGGCAAGAGGGGCTAGAGGAGGCGGGGGGCGGGAGTTGGGGATGGGGATGGAGCCGGATCGTGCCATGTGGTGGTCTTGAGACTGGAGGAAGGAGTGGGTCGAGTCCGAAGTCGAGGCCGAAGGCAAGGACGGCAGGGACTCGTCGCGGCGATGCCTTGGGATGGCGCCAAAGGCGTCGACAAACTGTGCTGGTGGGCCCGACTCGTCTGtcgaggggagggaggggagagaTCCGTCGCGGTTGTGTAGTGATGATGAGAAGACGTCTGGTCTTTGTGGAAACGAGGGGTCATTGAAAGGAATGGGAGGGAGGGCCTTGTTGACGGGTGAAGAGTCTGGGCCGTGttgcagctcgtcgtcgtccactgGCGTCTCTGCGCCTGGTCTGATTGAAGATGTTCGCCTTGGCACTCTGGAGGGAGTAATGACTGCCGCGATGGTCGCGTTGAGGTTTGGGTTGagcgaagacgacgacggtgtcATGTTTCCAAAGGGTTCAGCTTGGGCactggcgttggcggcgttgGCATTGGCATTGGCattggcgctgctgctgctgctagtgttgttggtgctgctgctcgtcgatgCGCTTGCACCGCGCGAGAAGATGCGCGACGAGAATGGCTGCTTTGGCTGTGCGCGTCGTGTCAGTGGTTGTCAAATTGAAcgagagagagggaggggaggggcagACGAGTGTCAccgtgcgtcgtcgttgccagtgtcgtcgtcgtctgcccCGCGCGCTGAATACTACTACTCACTGGTTTGATCGTACTGGCGCGCGACAGGATTGCAAGGGTCGCATTGTCCTTTTGACGCACAGGGCCATCGTCATcacggccctcgtcgcgctgctgctgctgcagcgggtcgcccgcgtcgcgtccctcgtcaacaacaacaatatTAGATGGCCGTTGCTTCTTGACAGTCGAActcgggtcgtcgtcgtcttcaaACGCTCCAAACTCGCTAGACCTCAACGTcccgtcggcaccgccgctgccagcaGCCACAGCACGCACGGGCGTGACatcaagctcctcgacagcCCCCTCCTTTGGCGGCGTCACTGGCGGCACAGAGGCCTTGAAGACAGCGGCGCGTTCCTTGttgcgcgtcggcgtcactAGGCCGAACCACGACCTGCGGCGGTTCTCCTTctttgtcggcgtcgcgggcacgAGCCCCTTGGTCACCGTGTCGGTGGTGACCATGTGGGACGGGTGGtggaggtcggcggcgcgtgggtTGTCGAGAGGAGGAGTCGCGTGTTGCCGTCTACGAGCTGCTCATGGGCGATGTCGATGTGCGATGGGCGCGCGATGAGGGGGTTGTTGTACACAAGGTCTTGTATACAGCGAGCAGAGAGCGAGCGAAcgagcgtgcgtgcgtgcgtccTACTAGAGTCTGTGCCGCCAAAGGGAAACTGACAGGCAGGCTTGCTGGGTCCTACCCGAAACGAGCTGGAACGAGCCGAGCAAGACAAGGGACGACGCTATGGCGCCGAACGAGGTAGGGTGAGGCTTGAGACGGTATAGAGAGCGTGACGGGGGCGCGGTAGctgtggtcgtcgttgtcgtcgtcgtcgtcgtggttgcTAATGACGATGATGACAATGTCGTATATCTTTTTGGACTGATCTTTCTACTAAGTACACACACAGAGAGACTGGAGATGAGATTGAGAGGGTTGTCGTGTCGTAAGGTGGGCGGGTCGTTGCAAGGCAAGGTAAGTGCGTGGTAGCGGGCTGCTGCAGTGACCAAGTGCATCAATGACCTTACCCCGCCGCGTTGTCCAGACTCGTCTGTCTGTCTTTGGTGCCTGCAACCAACCCCCTCGCGGTATGAAAAGAAACGAGGGGCTCTGTGCTAAGGcaaggcgcagcagcgcgcgccagccaggccagcccgccgcgacTGCCCTTCGGCTGGCACCCCCGGCACCCCCGTCTTTacgccgcgcggcgcagcgcgacgacggcgggagACCCGCAATGTCAGGGCGACAGAGTGCCGCACGCGTGAGACACTTTAAGACTGTAAAGTCCCTGGGTTTCCAACTTTGGGCAGAGCCGCTTTCTATTAGTCTTGGCTCGTAAGAGAGAGTGGcctggccgacgacgacgacccgaccgccgcggcacaATCCCTGATTGTCAGAGGACTGACCCCACTGGCAAGTCACCCCctcagcccagcccagcctgcCCAGCCTTGGCCGATTATCATCCTTTCTACCCCATCTCACTCCATCTAATCTACACCCACAATACCATTACAATGGCCTGCCTCAACTTCGTCCGCAAAGTAAGATACAGCTtgccacacacacccacactcaCACTCCCAGACCTGGGCAAAGACCATTGCAAAGGGCGGTACGTACAGCAGCACAGTTAGCTCACACTTGCTTGCTCCCATCCCCACGCCATAATAGTCACTGACACAGGCACAGGCCACGATGGGACCGTCCTCCACTCGGTATGTGGAGCAGATACCCTTCCCATAACTACATGCTCATGCTCATGCCCACAGCTCGTGGTCAACTCGGCCCGCCCGGGATATGTCCACACGACGCTCAAGGTCAGCGCGCAGCACCTGAACAACCATAACGTGCGTGTGCGATGGCGTGACGTCAGTGCTGACAGTAGACGgtgcacggcggcgtgctgctctCGGTGGGTCGcagcgatggcgatggcgatggcgagtAGAGCAAATGGCTGACTGGGAAAGCTCACCGACACTGtcacgtcgctcgcgctgcagTCGCGGGGCATCGTCCCGCCGACCGGCGCGTCTGTCAACATCTCGTGCGAGTTTGTCCGCCCCGGAGGtcgggacggcgacgagctgatcggcatcggcgaggtggtgcagcTTGGTGAGTCGGCCCAAGCACATTCCTTTCATCCTCCACGACCTGCTCACACACGCCCCAGGCCGCACGCTCGCCTACACGCGCGTCAACTTCCACTCGcccgacggcaagctcgtcgcaTTCGGCAACCACACCAAGCACATGGGCGCCAACAAGCCCACCGTCAACTtcagcgaggacggcgagctcgagatccCCTTGGAGGAGAAGCACCACCACAAGAAGGCGTAGGAGAGGTCGCGGAGAGGAGCGGAGCGGGTTGCCGCGTCGCCCTGGGTGCTCCTGGTCCGGGGttcggcgttggcgccgcgccgcgcacggtCACGTTTGGCTTGGATTTGCATTGCGGGGGCTGTGGTTGGTGAAGCTGCAAGCTGGCAAAGATGTAGagatgcagcagcatcacTAGAGGATGAAGTTGTTGTGGTAGGAGAAGTGGCGGGGTGAGaaggcagcggcagcgagtTGTCTTTATCCACAGCTGCGaccacgcgcgcggcggtgctgaGGCGAgccccgctgctgctacaCGTAAATATCGACGggtgagctcgacggcaacCTATGCGTCATGCGGAGACTCTCCGCGTGCTATTATTATCAGTGCAACCGCAGCGCGAGGCTTGCTGCGGGATATCGCACAGCGAAAGCGATAACGCTGCGTCGAGGGGAATCACTTGCCGGCTTGTTTCCAGTCTGGATTGTGGGGGTTGGGAGATTCCGGGACCAAACAGATGACTGATTTCCTCTGACTGACCGAACTCTGGGCGCCAAGCCTCGGATGGCGCAACCGCACGCACTcgcaccagcagcgagctagcgagagcgcgccgtggctgcatgctgcatgtACACGGCTGATGCACAGCGCAAGGCACACAGCGCTCGATACGGCGCGGAGCAGtaccacccacccaacgACCGGAGCTGGCCGACCCAGCCGGCAAGTAGCCGAGCGGGCGGCCAAAGCCCGCGCCACGACTGGTCGGTGGTGTCGCcatcgctcgctcgctcggcgccgcggcctgagcgggcggccttggcgaggtacTTGGTTTCTGTGCAGGTTTGTCTCAACCGCCCAGCCCACTGTCTCTCAACTACTCATGCCGAGAATATCAAGATGACGACTGCACCGACTCCCGCTGATGtccccgccgcgacggccgcggtcGCGAAGGACTcggcccccgccaccgccgcagccgccgccactccgCCCCGGCCATGGTGGAAGAAACTCCTCTCGTTCCTCCTCGACCAGTGGCTCCTCATCGCCATGGGCCTGGTGATCATGCTGGCCTACTTCTTCCCCTCGGTCGGCAAGCGGGGCGGCCACATCGCGGCGCAGTGGACCGTGACGtggggcgcggtggtggtcatCTTCCTCGTGTCGGGCCTGGCGCTGCCGTTCGACAAGCTGGTGTACCATGCGCGCAATCTGCGCCTGCACCTCATCGTCCAGGTCATGTCGTTCTTGGTCACGAGCGCGGTCTTCTTCGGTATTTCGGTCGCGGCCCACACGAACCCGCAcatctcggcgccgacgctcgtcggcctcgtcgcgaccGGCTGCCTGCCGACGACTATCGCGTCCAACGTCGTCATGACGCGCTctgctggcggcgacgaggcggcaaCCATGGTCTCCGTGACCATTGGCAACCTCCTCGGGCCGTTCATCACGCCCTTGCTCTTGACAAAGCTCTACCTCCCCACCGTGCCGGCCTTCAAGCCGTACCTCCCCACCGAGGCGATacaccacctcccccagcTGTACCGCACCGTCATGAAGCAGATGGGCCTGACGGTGTTTGTGCCGCTGTTCG
Encoded here:
- the sec74 gene encoding Arf guanine nucleotide exchange factor sec74 yields the protein MVTTDTVTKGLVPATPTKKENRRRSWFGLVTPTRNKERAAVFKASVPPVTPPKEGAVEELDVTPVRAVAAGSGGADGTLRSSEFGAFEDDDDPSSTVKKQRPSNIVVVDEGRDAGDPLQQQQRDEGRDDDGPVRQKDNATLAILSRASTIKPPKQPFSSRIFSRGASASTSSSTNNTSSSSSANANANANAANASAQAEPFGNMTPSSSSLNPNLNATIAAVITPSRVPRRTSSIRPGAETPVDDDELQHGPDSSPVNKALPPIPFNDPSFPQRPDVFSSSLHNRDGSLPSLPSTDESGPPAQFVDAFGAIPRHRRDESLPSLPSASTSDSTHSFLQSQDHHMARSGSIPIPNSRPPPPLAPLAPTNIVVTPSSPLDRDPFDATFAVTQHPRPGSAPVSRSPSYKIAPQRPESPTPANGRSLGLGLPSPSRRRSAQPPAHPQRWPNGQQTVSMPLPDTGNRSVSPATKVSFISPSDDKSHDRETKDPIKIKQPRPRSFSAIFNPKPPILSQDTDDDEPPNTPHKFNWLGVRKTIKRRRSENKLKKSGAASDNDGGSGKSIFERNNRSTPMLLGGRGGAVPPMPGRPASTTPAAHSSTASSSSFTLPALEQTQPFWEKNQQWTASPTADVEEMFTTETDSRGSHTHESSTRDSHSLRRERPRLETTASQRSSLASVSPLGSLPETGVPPGVPPAIAESALEPPPPVLKAAAAGRGRSLSDATRRQHSSPALSPALSSAPRSPWSSATDVPPSPNRPPLFTHQQGSTSALNKVRNALGMSTRPRSNSGLRYGSADERDREDSTDTPYQRPESSASSSYVASPALPPVRIRPEDVPQVSTVALHSVQVPEDDRRIVLSDNTPERSPRSSYAASLASRGTHRSHTADPHASLQPAPRTRARASTISSGVSFAGTFGQQQSLSTTYLPATAQQHSQPIFPTAATPPRARTGSIRRLSTGLLRTAPNSPRPTGGSLFPLPARTNGGALSGRASPIPGMDDGPGGVTTRRGSHLPPTSEQSSPAPAPVETLADDEPTEEEKKKAFKALIEVREDDTPESWLERLDGVSRRELAGVIAHSADKFHTDALRSYMSRFEFTHIALDVALRRLLMHMSLPKETQQIDRVMEAFASRYDVCEPGLFGAKDNGYVLAFSMMMLHTDAFNRHNKNKMTKADYVRNTRLDGVPEPVLEAFYDNITFTPFVFIEDDNEASLAARGGSVVNLNVPAMRAGKIDVYDLIVGGQLGTLRVDIEQHIPADSPFSCMGTQPFLDVDRLQRQFANSLPLQFTTPKTARRKSSVVNLASALGGSGVPKQPPPDFSTLKITKVGLINRKEDTPVNGKKPSGRKWKNWSMVLTGSQLLFFKDTVLALTLVERIRATRRTNPDEPLPTMSDFQPDEVFTVKDCVAVFDREHAVPEPTHTFRFVMPDEREYLMEAADEYQMNEWLTLINYASTFKSAAIRMRAPGLNSEHAVLAGAAAAESHRRDLADGTTPPATNNSQTRAVLFADEPATDARPKLRRVGSMRASPAPVVDITGANDVVVGGTEQLEAVIGQVKAELAAGRGQPQRTWSLPVESDAPPKTSRTDAITDRIGKLRTEAAPIEQRLATNLRIARNLAILTPFQKTTRDRIEAQLPELASQIRADRIQLAKLHLWITMLLKDQDRDQRDWARVRHVAMQAATQTLAAPQRTSKADRRATIATPIIIPTLALPHDDEANWEDRSPNVFSSSPNEFPVFVRQASEDGPPSRDSRDSRQASQRNSGSDYDGPGSGRRPSSEYLSASSAFGDEVDKALGQGPDFDEFVSLEPSPIESSNVTPSGRSTPAQDEAEHWRQTRAATKVSLASLPRSGFGEFSQKFKWGAANKV
- the YMR034C gene encoding uncharacterized protein, whose product is MTTAPTPADVPAATAAVAKDSAPATAAAAATPPRPWWKKLLSFLLDQWLLIAMGLVIMLAYFFPSVGKRGGHIAAQWTVTWGAVVVIFLVSGLALPFDKLVYHARNLRLHLIVQVMSFLVTSAVFFGISVAAHTNPHISAPTLVGLVATGCLPTTIASNVVMTRSAGGDEAATMVSVTIGNLLGPFITPLLLTKLYLPTVPAFKPYLPTEAIHHLPQLYRTVMKQMGLTVFVPLFVGQIIRFIWPKQTSWVLAKFKLAKAGSLCLVALVWSTFCTAFASGALKTINTPTIVFNIFINIVLCVSFTALSFYLCRPPAALTRLSPTIFKQINKKETISILFCAPAKTQALGIPLISAMYTTSDDMTRALLQVPMILYTAEQILVGQVLIALCQRWLAQDKVADAEAATPDGSTIATTESKDAEADGDADAEASRNSAPAADDAADAADAVPVPEAKPLPRPGGAD
- the SPBC31F10.02_0 gene encoding Putative esterase — translated: MACLNFVRKTWAKTIAKGGHDGTVLHSLVVNSARPGYVHTTLKVSAQHLNNHNTVHGGVLLSLTDTVTSLALQSRGIVPPTGASVNISCEFVRPGGRDGDELIGIGEVVQLGRTLAYTRVNFHSPDGKLVAFGNHTKHMGANKPTVNFSEDGELEIPLEEKHHHKKA